The genomic DNA TGATTTTCTACTTAGTGGCAGTACAACATAGTTATGTAGTAATGACTTATTTTTATAGTGACTAAGTAGGCCTAAGAGACTGATACTAACCATGTGTGAGACATAAATTGTAATAATAGTAGAGTTACAGTGGACAAGTATTCATAGTGTTAAAGCAGGAGGAAAGCAGAATACCTGGGAAAACCTATAAGTTCATTTTGTTTGGTAAGGTcacactagtctagttcctatacaccTCTACTTTATTTATAGAGACCACAATGACATCCAGTAcactatgatatacatgtactatatggTCACACTACTGACCATTACTCTTCATACAGACTTAGTTATTTTTTAACCAAAGTCAGCCAAGTCTAGGCAAGGGCACATTAGGCAATAATTCTTGTATATACCAACCGtggaataacatttaaataaagacaaaaaaacaacatgaagACGATACAAGTAATTCCTAAAGATATCACAAGTTCTGCCATGGCATCATGATACATCATAAATATCTGTagaatatacacatacacaaacacactgaATCTATTAGTATACTTGTTGTTTGAAGTCTGTTATATCATAaactgtctttaaaatgttttcattatttttttaaagaccagataagtgtacatacatatctaTCATCATGATGCTGTTCATTTATATTGTTCACAGTGTATTTCTGGCTTTTACAATTACTGAGAATCCCAAATAAGTGTCAGCATGTAATAAActtatcaaatatattatataaaaaataaagaaacaagAAGCAAGTATGATGTAAATATGACtcatacatattaatatgattTGGGCCTTTATTTATTATAATCATTTTCAGATTTCACTAGCAtagttgcctcatgcccctggtcTCGGTTGAGTTGTAACAACCCGCAAGTCTAAACACACAAGCTGAAAACTTGGCCATTGACAACCCAATAAATATCTACAAATTACCACAAAACATTACTTCCAATAATGTATTCATCAAACTACAAATTAGAATTCATCACTTATTCACTGAGCGACAAAACATCACCAAATAATGTTATTCATTTAGTAAACTGCATGTACAAAACAGCTGACAATGTTTATCTGACTTTGCTATGACCACCCTTTAGTTGCCCTCACTTTGCTATGACCTAATGTAAACATAACCCATTAGTTGCCCTCACTTGTGGTGGGATTAATTTCAAGCATTTTATCAAACACATTGTGTTCAGTCAAATTCTTGCTACCAGATCTTTCCCttgttatcaaaatgaaaaataatattaaaaattaGTTTTTGCAAAATATTGTCAGAAGTGAGAATGACTGCTAGTGATACTAAAGTGATAGGGTAAAATTGGAAACCATGGAAACCAGGATGTGATTAGTCCAAAGTCTGAAACCATGGAAACCAGTGTGTGATTGGTTCAAAGTCTGAAACCATGGAAACCAGTGTGATTGGCCTAACATCTGAAATCATGGAAACAATCAGCATATGATTGGTGCAGAATTTTATTCAGTTCTTACTGTATACATGATGGATACCTTTTATGTAAGTCCTGTAATGAGTAAAATAAAGTCATCTTAAACGTAGAATTATGAGATAAGTGTACACATTTATTCTTACCTTTATCAAATTGTGTTCCTTCTCTCTCTGGTAGTTTCCTACTTTCATTTGGTCTGGTCTCATCAACTTTAAAGTGATGATTATTAATAACGATTGCAATACCACGTGGTTGACTTGTCATCCGATATGCTGGTATCCCATCAATACAATATGTATCAGCAGTGGTTTTTTGTACTGCAGGTCGAAGAGCAGCTTTCTCTTCAATGCCATTCAGTGTTTCAGCTTGGCCATCAGCTTGTCGTTTTGCTAGGTGCACAGCAAGAGCAGTCTCGGCTTCTTTCTTCTTGCCATCCTGGAATGTCTTGATTGCTTTAATTCCTTTTTGACATACAGCCAATGGAGGTATCACTAGAGGATTACCATTCAACTCTAAAAGTTGTAATCCACTCAGCTTATCTCCAAAATCTGGTGGTAGCTTCTTGATTTTATTATTCTGAGCTTTGAATTTCTCCAGATTCTTGAGCTCACAGAAACTCTCTGGGATTTTAGTGACTTTATTATCGTTTATGTTCAGATACTTTAATTTCACCAACCTGGAGATTTCTTCTGGAATCTCAGTAATCTTGTTGTCATAGAGATGTATAAGTTCCAAATTATTCAATTCTACTGTGGTCAGAGCCTCAGGAAACTCTGGCAGCAAATTTCCAGACAGGCGGAGTTCCCGTAAGTTTGTCAACTGGCAGATCTGCAAGGAGATACTTTTGAGTCTATTCCGACTGAGGCATAAAGTGTGCAACTGTTTCAGTTCACAAACAATAAGTGGAAAGGTGTCAAATGCGTTGAATGACAGAATCAGAATTTGCACGGACTTTAGTCGACGTATCTGAGAGGGTAGTTCCTTGAGCTTGTTACCTTGGAGAGAGAGTTTGTATATATCTCTGTTCTTCCAGGCTATTGGCGGTACAGCTTTTAATTGTTTCCCTCTCAATATACACTCTTCTCTGTTTTCATCTTTGATGTTGTCATCCTCAGTCTGGTTCTCAAGTTGTTCCATTTGTTCTTcctctgttgccatggtgaaaTAGTAGAAGtttaattctgaaaaaaataatgaattagaCTATTTACACAACTCTGAAACTGATACTGAAACTGATACGACTAAATGTATATTTGCTACTTACAGTCTTGTAACCCATGATAACAGCCAATCAAATGACAGTTTCCATACATTATAAGACTAAATGTATATTTGCTACTTACAGTCTTGTAACCCATGATAACAGCCAATCAAATGACAGTTTCCATACATTATAAGACTAAATGTATATTTGCTACTTACAGTCTTGTAACCCATGATAACAGCCAATCAAATGACAGTTTCCATACATTATATACCCTAATTATGGAGAACCTTGCCAGGTATTAAAAATGACTGAGGAACTCTGctagattttacatatttaccacCCTGTGTTTAAAAGTTTGCATTTCAACTTGGTTTTTCATTTCACAAAGacatattgtaaacaaactgaaTATCTTCATTTCTTATCAATACAGCAGATCCTGAGACATATCATTTCAGATTTCTCAATTATGgcagttgccatggttacttcATGGAACAAAGGTATAGatgtaaatacaaatacaaaaaaattactttattgtattgttctGATATCTGAAATTATAGATAAGGttacaataaagtttattattattattattacaatgtagGAGTTGTTTATTATCTATAGTGTCATGTGAATATACAGAACAGAAAATTACAGGTAAAACAGCAAGGGATTGCCAAACgactgtgcatatcatacacattttatgttccccaagaacaatttagatagataaaaaacaggcttcccacaaaccactcaatacaaatataaacaacaccacattcCTGCtgacaagcaggcactgtatgtgtacacacatatcacttgtaactttaaatcaatacacttgtatgtgtcaaaatctgagcctgtAATGCAATAACTTTCAATggcttgtttgttccaaggacaatgtgtgtgtctgtgtatcagtagggttggatgatgttgtttatatttgtattgagtggtctatgagaagcctgtttcttatctatctaaattgttcttagggaacataaaatgtgtatgatacgcacAGTCGTTCGGCGATCCCTCGCTACTTTACCTGTAATACATGACCCAGTCCATATTTGTtactatgaaatgaaataactaTCTGATGAAATAGGAAAATGAAAAGAACATAATCATAACAAGTaaacaaaagtaaaagtaaagtagtagaatgaaataaagaaatgattTCACTGTCTGGTGTATGTTTGTTAGTTGCTCTACTCTAGGCTTGTAAAGTTCCTTTTGTCTGACTCATTAAAGTTATCAAGATATTATAGAAGACAAGTGCATTCTTAAGTCATGCTAGAATGGACAGTGAAATAAAAGGTGAGATTCGTCCTCATATTGAATTTGTATTCCATAGTACACATTGGCCAGCTTGTAATCCCTCACCCCTGAAACATTGGCCAGCTTGTGATAATCTCAATTCAATATGCTGTTTTAAAAATACTATGCTAAACTTTCTAGACAATTTGATTGTTTACGTAACCTGATGAGGCTAATATCACATGATGTCAATTAGGCAATATCACATGGTGTcaattaggcaatatctaaACTTTCTAATAATGTCATTCATCTAAGAAGACCAATTCCTGACACACAGGGCATGATCCCAAAATTAAATCTTCCTGGTTAATCTTTCACTGTCAAGGTTACAAAGTCAGACTGTCCCAATACTGAGCCATATTAGTATCCAACCTACCTGCAATACACAAGTCCCAACCACTTTCATGTTTACTATTCTATTACATCAACAAGAAAAAGTGCACTAATACTATAACTGTTCAGTACAAACAGACAGAATTTACCTTTTAGTTTATTGGACCTGTAGGCTTAGGTTTATTTGCAGTCATAAGTTGAATTCTCTTGTTATACTTTGTATTAGCCTAGGATTGTTGGAAAGCAGTGTTCAGTAAAATCATAAATCTGTAATTACAATAACATCAAAGTATACCGCCATATAGTTGTTACAATACAAGCAACACTGACAATATAGTAGCAATTCATGTCAACGTTGTGAACAACTCGATAAAGACATTTCCAATGTTACTATTGTTGGACCAGTTCATCCATAAATGTTAGTTGCACAACTGAAGTGTGTATGTCACCAATGCTTTCAGGTTTACGGGTTTGACGGCGTGATTGATGGTTTTCAGTTCAGTGCATAGTGTTTGTATATTGTGCAGTTTCAAAAAACCACCAATGTAGGATCAATTGAGTAAACAGCAGCgctatagcattcatatcaacgATCGTGTCACACCGATAGGTACGAAAAGACAGACTACTATTATACTACTGTGGCAATTTGCAGACTGTGATCCAAAATAGTTCGCCttttaatttgaatttaaaCTTAGTAAATTATGCAAAGTTGTGACTATAGCATTACGCTACGGTCTTTTCTCTTTGAGTATACTATGTACAAACATACTTGAAATAGCCAGTCAACACGAATATTATTATGCTGTGATTGTTTTGGGTGAAGATAATGACAAAATTCCGTAATCATGAGGTGCCGAGTGACACAGCTCGACAGGTCGTTGATCGTAGCCGATCCATATCCTACCTAGCAACGTATTATTGGCATGTACAAAGCCAACGGAACTTAATATTCCACTGAATAAATCCAATGATTCAATGTGCTTCCGACTACTTCAATATATCGAGGTCCATTTTCTTTACAACATGTTGTAGTAGGAGTAGTGGCAAATCTCACACCCTTCACTATGGCAACGTGCACAATCGAAATTACATGGCTCTTTCATATTCTGTACTCGAGTTCCTTCACGGAGTCACGTACAGTCTATTAGAATTCATTTTCTTACCTGTAGACAAGGTCTTTCAACTTTATCAGCATGTACAACGAAAAATAGCAACTATTGAAAttgcaaacaaataaatagagTCTACACCATGTCGAAATTTGCATGCGTTTACGTGGAACGGCGCAGCGTCACGTCATGATTGCTTTAATAGTAAGACAAAGTGAAATTAGGTAGGCAACTCACCGTTTGTATAAGATAATTCTTCTGCTTCCCAGGTGTAGCCAGAAATAAAGTTGTTGTCGAAATCAGCAACAAGTTTTCCAATGTGCTCATCAAGGTGCGAGACAGTAATGGGCTCTTCCGTCTGCTGTTGTTACCAAGGCAAGGAGTTGATGTCATTTAGCGCCCTCAATATTCTGCCCTTGAATACTTTTGTCTTTCTTAATTGGTGCGTAATAAACTCGGTATTGATGCTGATGTCAGACCTAGAATAGAGGGCTCTgtaaccatacatacatacatacatacatacatacatacatacatacatacatacatacatacatacacacatacacacatacacacatacacacacatacacacatacacacacacacacacacgtatgtatgtatgtatgtatgtatgtatgtatgtatacatacacacacatacatacatacatacatacatacatacatacatacacacatacacacatacacacatacacacacacacacacacacatacatacatacatacatacatacatacatacatacatacacacatacacacatacatacatacatacatacatacatacatacacacacacgtacacacacacacacacatacacacatacatacatacatacatacatacatacatacatacatacacacatacacacatacacacacacacatacacacatacatacatacatacatacatacatacatacatacatacatacatacatacatacacacatacatacatacatacatacatacacacacacatacacacatacacacatacacacatacacacatacacacacacatacatacatacatacatacatacatacatacatacatacatacatacatacatacatacatacatacatacatacatacatacatacatacatacatacatacatacatacatacatacatacatacatacatacatacatacatatcaaattcttttatttccaacttacatgaaaatagcatgtacaggtaaagtatttacataattcctttacagaatacacacacaataccttgcaggaaatcatagTAACTAGTGAACAAGTTTCTCTTGGTCACCTATGACAAACGTTCACGTGATATCTGGTTGTTATAGTACCTACATCTCaatctccaaattttgtaagaacctattattgagcttacactacaatatttggtgatggatTTGGAATTCCTTCTATTTAAACCAGCTTTGATCAAACCATTTGTGACTTTATGATGTATATTTCCGAGATTTCCaatgacaataactattatttttgAACGAAAGCCTGTAGTGTTTATTTCTAGTGAGAGTGGGAAATATTTGTCGAGCTCCTtctgaaaacacaatgaaatatgtgCATGAAAGGGTACGGACACTTCGactaatattgcatgtttgttctgtttatcGATGATAGTAATGTCTGGTCGTTTATGCTGATGTTCAAAAGTTCTCATATGGGcatcaaacatttcaggttTTAAAACAGTGTCTTTAAGTGTCTCCTTGCCAGGATTACTGTTCACGATTTTACCGAAGATTAAATCAACTATTTTATTGTGTCTTTGTTGGTATAGTTTCTGGAATTTCGTACAACCATTCAAAATGTGAGATACTGTTTCAGTGGGatgattgcatattttacatgatttagtGTACGACTCTGGATAGTATAGTATAGGGTCATGAGACTTTCGCACTGCAGGAGCTGTAAACGACCTCTCGCGACAAATGATCTCAGATTATCGTCAATCTTGTGATTGTTGAGGTAAGTGGACGATGCATTGTCTTGTTATGTCACACTGTAATAGAAACAgatagtgtgggtacccctgtctTGTTATGTCACACTGTAATAGTAATAgatagtgtgggtacccctgtctTGTTATGTCAGACTGTAATAGAAATAaatagtgtgggtacccctgtctTGTTATGTCACActgtaatataaataaatagtgAGGGTACCCCTGTCTTGTTATGTCACACTGTAATAGTAATAgatagtgtgggtacccctgtctTGTTATGTCACACTGTAATAGAAATAGATAGTGTGGGCACCCCTGTCTTGTGACACTGTAATAGAAATAGATAGTATGGGTACCCCTGTCTTGTTATGTCACACTGTAATAGAAATAaatagtgtgggtacccctgtctTGTTATGTCACActgtaatataaataaatagtgtgggtacccctgtctTGTTATGTCACACTGTAATAGTAATAgatagtgtgggtacccctgtctTGTTATGTCACACTGTAATAGAAATAGATAGTGTGGGCACCCCTGTCTTGTGACACTGTAATAGAAATAGATAGTATGGGTACCCCTGTCTTGTTATGTCACACTGTAATAGAAATAaatagtgtgggtacccctgtctTGTTATGTCACActgtaatataaataaatagtgtgggtacccctgtctTGTTATGTCACACTGTAATAGAAATAgatagtgtgggtacccctgtctTGTTATGTCACACTGTAATAGAAATAGATAGTGTGGGCACCCCTgtcaggggtacccacactatcTATTTCTATTACAGTGTGACACAAGAAGACAGGGGTACACACACTAtccagtggtagtctactatataccactatatagacttattagtgtacaaccagtggtagtctactatataccactatatagacttattagtgtacaaccagtggtagtctactatataccactatgtagacttattagtgtacagccagtggtagtctactatataccaccatgtagacttattagtgtacaaccagtggtagtctactatgTACCACCATATAGACTTATCAGTgtacaaccagtggtagtctactatatatcactatatagacttat from Glandiceps talaboti chromosome 22, keGlaTala1.1, whole genome shotgun sequence includes the following:
- the LOC144452095 gene encoding uncharacterized protein LOC144452095, with the protein product MATEEEQMEQLENQTEDDNIKDENREECILRGKQLKAVPPIAWKNRDIYKLSLQGNKLKELPSQIRRLKSVQILILSFNAFDTFPLIVCELKQLHTLCLSRNRLKSISLQICQLTNLRELRLSGNLLPEFPEALTTVELNNLELIHLYDNKITEIPEEISRLVKLKYLNINDNKVTKIPESFCELKNLEKFKAQNNKIKKLPPDFGDKLSGLQLLELNGNPLVIPPLAVCQKGIKAIKTFQDGKKKEAETALAVHLAKRQADGQAETLNGIEEKAALRPAVQKTTADTYCIDGIPAYRMTSQPRGIAIVINNHHFKVDETRPNESRKLPEREGTQFDKEKLQSMFSQLKFDVRVFEDLSSDEIMRELIKVSQEEHQMYDTFACCILSHGSLGTVYGSDGISVKISDITGTFVSSRCPGLRAKPKLFFIQACQNEERQDNIEEDAVNMTSVIPDQADFLLGYATVPGFVSYRHTTQGSWYVGALVQAMEKYCDRLHLLDILTIVNDSVAMESSDGCVQVPAPQYTLRKRLYLSNTQ